From a single Sander vitreus isolate 19-12246 chromosome 2, sanVit1, whole genome shotgun sequence genomic region:
- the LOC144527559 gene encoding endonuclease V-like isoform X2 encodes MSAPPPEYLVKQWESEQARLRQQVVEEDTEDWQTSPDFSGLERVGGVDLSFIKGDDVNACAQLVVLSYPDLEVLYEDSQMVTLTAPYIAGFLAFRETPFLLEALQRLERNHPNLLPQVVFVDGNGLFHYREFGLACHLGVLSGLPCVGVAKNLLQVQGVYKSKEHQSQIAALQKGGDSFPLAAASGKVLGKALRSSDKSSKPVYVSVGHKISVDTAVRLTHSCCRYRVPEPIRQSHR; translated from the exons ATGTCCGCTCCTCCTCCAGAATATTTGGTCAAACAGTGGGAGAG CGAGCAGGCCCGTCTCAGGCAgcaggtggtggaggaggacaCTGAGGACTGGCAGACGAGTCCAGACTTCTCGGGCCTGGAGAGAGTCGGAGGGGTGGACCTGTCCTTCATCAAAGGGGACGATGTCAACGCCTGCGCCCAGCTCGTGGTACTCAGCTACCCGGACCTGGAG GTGCTGTATGAGGACAGTCAGATGGTGACCCTGACTGCCCCCTACATAGCTGGCTTCCTGGCCTTCAGAGAAACCCCGTTCCTCCTGGAGGCTCTGCAGCGGCTGGAGAGGAACCACCCCAACCTTCTGCCTCAG GTGGTGTTTGTCGATGGGAATGGTCTCTTCCACTACAGAG AGTTCGGCCTGGCGTGTCATCTTGGAGTGCTGTCTGGGCTGCCGTGTGTGGGCGTGGCCAAGAACCTGCTGCAGGTGCAGGGCGTGTACAAGAGTAAAGAGCACCAGTCACAG ATAGCTGCTCTGCAGAAAGGAGGAGACAGCTTCCCGCTCGCAGCCGCCTCAGGCAAAGTGCTTGGAAAG gCATTGCGAAGCTCTGACAAGAGCTCTAAGCCGGTGTACGTGTCCGTTGGCCACAAGATCAGTGTGGACACAGCTGTACGCCTCACACACTCCTGCTGCCGCTACCGGGTCCCAGAGCCCAtcagacag AGCCACCGGTGA
- the LOC144527559 gene encoding endonuclease V-like isoform X1 yields MSAPPPEYLVKQWESEQARLRQQVVEEDTEDWQTSPDFSGLERVGGVDLSFIKGDDVNACAQLVVLSYPDLEVLYEDSQMVTLTAPYIAGFLAFRETPFLLEALQRLERNHPNLLPQVVFVDGNGLFHYREFGLACHLGVLSGLPCVGVAKNLLQVQGVYKSKEHQSQIAALQKGGDSFPLAAASGKVLGKALRSSDKSSKPVYVSVGHKISVDTAVRLTHSCCRYRVPEPIRQADCRSREYLRTHFPAADT; encoded by the exons ATGTCCGCTCCTCCTCCAGAATATTTGGTCAAACAGTGGGAGAG CGAGCAGGCCCGTCTCAGGCAgcaggtggtggaggaggacaCTGAGGACTGGCAGACGAGTCCAGACTTCTCGGGCCTGGAGAGAGTCGGAGGGGTGGACCTGTCCTTCATCAAAGGGGACGATGTCAACGCCTGCGCCCAGCTCGTGGTACTCAGCTACCCGGACCTGGAG GTGCTGTATGAGGACAGTCAGATGGTGACCCTGACTGCCCCCTACATAGCTGGCTTCCTGGCCTTCAGAGAAACCCCGTTCCTCCTGGAGGCTCTGCAGCGGCTGGAGAGGAACCACCCCAACCTTCTGCCTCAG GTGGTGTTTGTCGATGGGAATGGTCTCTTCCACTACAGAG AGTTCGGCCTGGCGTGTCATCTTGGAGTGCTGTCTGGGCTGCCGTGTGTGGGCGTGGCCAAGAACCTGCTGCAGGTGCAGGGCGTGTACAAGAGTAAAGAGCACCAGTCACAG ATAGCTGCTCTGCAGAAAGGAGGAGACAGCTTCCCGCTCGCAGCCGCCTCAGGCAAAGTGCTTGGAAAG gCATTGCGAAGCTCTGACAAGAGCTCTAAGCCGGTGTACGTGTCCGTTGGCCACAAGATCAGTGTGGACACAGCTGTACGCCTCACACACTCCTGCTGCCGCTACCGGGTCCCAGAGCCCAtcagacag
- the LOC144527559 gene encoding endonuclease V-like isoform X3 produces MSAPPPEYLVKQWESEQARLRQQVVEEDTEDWQTSPDFSGLERVGGVDLSFIKGDDVNACAQLVVLSYPDLEVLYEDSQMVTLTAPYIAGFLAFRETPFLLEALQRLERNHPNLLPQVVFVDGNGLFHYREFGLACHLGVLSGLPCVGVAKNLLQVQGVYKSKEHQSQALRSSDKSSKPVYVSVGHKISVDTAVRLTHSCCRYRVPEPIRQADCRSREYLRTHFPAADT; encoded by the exons ATGTCCGCTCCTCCTCCAGAATATTTGGTCAAACAGTGGGAGAG CGAGCAGGCCCGTCTCAGGCAgcaggtggtggaggaggacaCTGAGGACTGGCAGACGAGTCCAGACTTCTCGGGCCTGGAGAGAGTCGGAGGGGTGGACCTGTCCTTCATCAAAGGGGACGATGTCAACGCCTGCGCCCAGCTCGTGGTACTCAGCTACCCGGACCTGGAG GTGCTGTATGAGGACAGTCAGATGGTGACCCTGACTGCCCCCTACATAGCTGGCTTCCTGGCCTTCAGAGAAACCCCGTTCCTCCTGGAGGCTCTGCAGCGGCTGGAGAGGAACCACCCCAACCTTCTGCCTCAG GTGGTGTTTGTCGATGGGAATGGTCTCTTCCACTACAGAG AGTTCGGCCTGGCGTGTCATCTTGGAGTGCTGTCTGGGCTGCCGTGTGTGGGCGTGGCCAAGAACCTGCTGCAGGTGCAGGGCGTGTACAAGAGTAAAGAGCACCAGTCACAG gCATTGCGAAGCTCTGACAAGAGCTCTAAGCCGGTGTACGTGTCCGTTGGCCACAAGATCAGTGTGGACACAGCTGTACGCCTCACACACTCCTGCTGCCGCTACCGGGTCCCAGAGCCCAtcagacag
- the LOC144527559 gene encoding endonuclease V-like isoform X4 yields MSAPPPEYLVKQWESEQARLRQQVVEEDTEDWQTSPDFSGLERVGGVDLSFIKGDDVNACAQLVVLSYPDLEVLYEDSQMVTLTAPYIAGFLAFRETPFLLEALQRLERNHPNLLPQVVFVDGNGLFHYREFGLACHLGVLSGLPCVGVAKNLLQVQGVYKSKEHQSQNTHAIFGEEKFGALPRQCPGGKLAPLQLPVHSPYFVRMGT; encoded by the exons ATGTCCGCTCCTCCTCCAGAATATTTGGTCAAACAGTGGGAGAG CGAGCAGGCCCGTCTCAGGCAgcaggtggtggaggaggacaCTGAGGACTGGCAGACGAGTCCAGACTTCTCGGGCCTGGAGAGAGTCGGAGGGGTGGACCTGTCCTTCATCAAAGGGGACGATGTCAACGCCTGCGCCCAGCTCGTGGTACTCAGCTACCCGGACCTGGAG GTGCTGTATGAGGACAGTCAGATGGTGACCCTGACTGCCCCCTACATAGCTGGCTTCCTGGCCTTCAGAGAAACCCCGTTCCTCCTGGAGGCTCTGCAGCGGCTGGAGAGGAACCACCCCAACCTTCTGCCTCAG GTGGTGTTTGTCGATGGGAATGGTCTCTTCCACTACAGAG AGTTCGGCCTGGCGTGTCATCTTGGAGTGCTGTCTGGGCTGCCGTGTGTGGGCGTGGCCAAGAACCTGCTGCAGGTGCAGGGCGTGTACAAGAGTAAAGAGCACCAGTCACAG aacacacatgcAATCTTTGGTGAAGAGAAGTTTGGTGCCTTGCCTCGGCAGTGCCCGGGAGGgaaactggcacctctccaacTGCCGGTCCACTCTCCATACTttgtccgtatggggacttga